In Polaribacter pacificus, the genomic window CTGCTTAACCTGATCCTCAGTGTATTTAGAAATATCAAAAGTAAGTGTAAAACTTTTATCCAATGGAATATTTGGCTCGTGAATGGTTACCACATCCTTGTCTACTTTTAAATCTAAATAGACATCCTTGTAAAAGCTATTTTTAGGGAATGCCACATTGGCCGTTCCTAAGTCAAATTTATGAAAAGCACCTGCTGTGATTTTGTAAGCAGTGGTGTCTGGAGCTTGTTTAAATAACGCATTGCTTTTTACACCTTTAACAGGAACACGAATGGTTGTTTTGTTTCCTTGAAAATCAGAAGCTACAATTTCTATATTGTAATCCCAACCTTCTTTTACATCAATATAACCATCATTGATTAACTTTTTATAAATACCTAAGGTGTTTTTTTGTCTTTTAAAAAGTCGTTGAAACTTCGTTTTATACCTTGCATAATGCGGATAGTCTATCAGTAGGTTGATAAATTTACTCTTTGCAAACGAAAAGGTTTCTAGTTTGTGTTCGTAGATTTTTAGTCCGTTTGCAAACATGGCCAATGCGTAAATACCATTCTTGTTGTATGCGTGGTTTAGTTGATCGTAAACCTCAAGACCAAACCCAATTCGACCACTTGCTAACACTTGATTGGTGCTATAAATAAACGGTTTTATTTTGCGTAATTTTAAGTTTGATTTTTTGTCAGAATTATGTATTCGAGACCCATCTTCTATAGGGTAGATCAATAGGTTTTTTATTTTTGGAGCAATGCTGTCTTTTGGTCGAATTCCAAAAAATAGTGGATTGATAATTTTTTCTGTTTTGGTATCTCTAATCTCGTAATGTAGGTGAGGGGCAACAAAACCTCCTGTACTACCACTTAATGCAACTATTTGTCCTTTTTTTATGGGTAATTGCCCTGGTTTTAAGAAGATGTTACCAGTTTCATAACTTTCCTTTTTGTATTGGATGTTTTTAACATACTCTTCAATACCTTCTCCAAACTTGCTCAAATGGGCATATACAGTGGTGTACCCATTGGGATGGGTAATGTAAAGAGCTTTTCCATAGCCCCACAAAGCAACTTTGATCCTAGAAACATAACCATCAGCAGCGGCGTATACTTTTAAGCCTTCTCTTTGCTTAGTTTTGATATCAAGGCCTGCATGAAAATGATTGCTTCTTAATTCACCAAAAGTTCCTGCTAAGACAATTGGAATATCTAAAGGACTTCTAAAATAGTTTTCAGGATATTTTTTTTGAGAATAAGACGCAAGCGTAAAAAAAGAGACAATTGTGTAAATAAAAATCTTCAAAATAACATTTTTGGCTAAATTAATAAAAAAAATAAGGATTCGAAAGCCCTTAAGCTAGAGTGTTTACTTACAGTTAGTTATAAATATTCAACTAAAAACAAGCATTTTTTTTGTGATTTAAGTTTCAGAATGGTAACTTTGTAACAATAGTTTTGATTTTTAATACTTGATGAGCAAAACATTAGAAGCAATTCATACACTGGAAGATAGGTTACAGACCTTGCTAGCTAATTATGAGTTTTTAAAAGAAGAAAATGAAGTTCTTCTCCAAAGAGTTAATGTATTGCAACAGCAACTAATCAAAAGTCAGCAAGTCATCGCAAATCAGCATGAACAATACGATTTGTTAAAAATGGCAAAAACTATTAATGGCAGTGAAGAAAATACAAGAGAAACAAAACTCAAAATAAATGCTTTAGTTCGAGAAATCGATAAATGTATAGTACAGCTAAACGAATAAACGAAGTTCTTTAAGAGTGTCAGGAAAATTAAAAATTAATGTTGTAATTGCTGGTAGAAACTACCCTTTAAGTGTTAAGAACACTCAAGAAGAGGAAGGAATGCGAAAAGCTGCAAGCAGTATTAACCAATTAATTTCCTTGTATGAGCAAAATTATGCGGTTAATGACAAGCAAGATGTTCTTGCTATGTGTGCACTGCGATTTGCATCTCAATTAGAAATCGCGAATTTAGATTCGGATGTCACACAGGATGAAGCTTTAAAAAAAATAAATGATCTAAATGTTTTATTACAAAAACACTTAGAATAAGTTCTTTAAAATAACATTAAAACACACTGCCTACGTTAGTAATTGTTTGATAAACTCAACACTGTTCAATTATGAAGGATGAGTCTTAACTGTTAAAGCGCGCCGTTGTACCTCTTTAGAGAGAACTACACGGATTCTTGATCAGTTAGTTAGTCCTATTAATATCATATTGGAGTTTATAAACCCACTGATGTAGGCTTTTTTTATATATTAAATCAAGATTATGGAACAAATGATACTTCCCTCCATTTTAGGAGTGGTTATAGGTGCGATTATTGGTTTTATCATTGCTAAAGCGATGGAAAAATCCAAAGAAAAAAAATTATTAAGCGCCACAAAAAAAGAAGCAGAATCAATACTGAAAGAAGCTAGAAAAGAAGCTGAATCATTAAAAAAAGATAAAATTTTACAAGCAAAAGAAAAATTCATTGAATTAAAATCTGAGCATGAAAAAGTTATCCTAGGAAGAGAAAAGAAAATCTCTGAAGTTGAAAAGCGCATTAGAGACAGAGAATCTCAATTAGCATCAGAGCAAGACAAAACAAAAAAGCTAAACAAAAATTTAGAAGTAAAAGAAGCTGATTTTACTTACAAATTAGATTTCCTTGAAAAGAAAGAAAGCGAGTTAGAAAGAAATCACAAAAGGCAAGTAGACTTGCTTGAGCAAATTTCAGGTCTATCCGCAGATGAAGCAAAGAAAGAACTAGTTACCTCTTTAAAAGACGAAGCCAAAGCAGATGCTATGGCATTTATTCAAAACGCAACAGAAGAGGCCAAATTAACCGCGGAGCAAGATGCTAGAAAAGTGGTTTTAAATACCATTCAACGAGTAGGGGTAGAACAGGCAGTAGAAAACTGTGTTTCTGTTTTTAACCTTGAATCTGATGATGTAAAAGGAAGAATTATTGGTAGAGAAGGACGTAATATTAGAGCCCTTGAAGCTGCTACTGGTGTAGAGATTATCGTTGATGATACTCCTGATGCTATTATCTTATCTTGTTTTGATCCCGTTAGAAGAGAGATTGCTCGTTTGTCATTACACAAATTAGTCACAGATGGTAGAATTCACCCAGCTAGAATTGAAGAGATCGTTCAAAAAACAGAAAAACAAATTACTCAAGAAATTATTGAAGTAGGGAAACGTACTGTAATTGATCTAGGGATTCATGGTTTACATCCAGAGTTGATTAAAACTATTGGAAGAATGAAATACCGCTCATCATATGGACAAAACTTATTACAGCACTCGAGAGAGGTAGCCAACCTTTGTGGAATTATGGCAGCTGAGTTAGGTTTAAATGCTAAAATGGCAAAAAGAGCTGGTCTTTTACACGATATAGGAAAAGTTCCAGATACAGAAAGCGAATTACCTCACGCACTACTAGGAATGCAATGGGCTGAGAAGTATGGTGAAAAACCAGAAGTTTGTAATGCAATTGGAGCTCACCATGATGAAATCGAAATGAAGAGTTTACTATCTCCTATCGTACAAGTCTGTGATGCTATTTCAGGAGCAAGACCTGGAGCAAGACGTCAGGTGTTAGATTCATATATACAACGTCTAAAAGATTTAGAAGACATCGCATTTGGATTTACAGGAGTACAAAAAGCGTATGCTATTCAAGCAGGTAGAGAATTAAGAGTGATGGTAGAGAGCAGCAAAGTTAATGATGAAAAAGCATCTGAACTCTCTTTTAATATCTCACAAAAAATTCAAAATGACATGACTTACCCAGGTCAGGTAAAGGTTACAGTGATTAGGGAAACCCGTGCAGTAAACGTTGCCAAGTAAAAAACTTATAAAATTAGTACATTAAAAACCTTGTGTTTATTCGCAAGGTTTTTTTTTGTGCCCAAATTTTATGTAAACGTTAATTTTCTTGACAGCTAAGGCTGTTTCATTAACATTTTTTTAAGAAAAAAACACCCTTAAATAGTAATATCCTAACATAATTGATTGACTAAATTAACCTTTCCTAGCTTCATTTGTATCATTCTTAAATCACTAAAAACAAACACAAATGAAAAACAAAATTACAGGGAAGCTTTTACTATTGGTAGGTTTTTTCCTGATGAGTATCGTTGTACATGCACAACAGAAGGTTTCTGGAAAAGTTGTAGATGAAACCAATTCACCCTTACCTGGGGCAACGATTACAGTAAAGAACAGCAAGCAGTGGACAACCACTGATTTTGATGGGAATTTTAGCATCACTTTTGAAAAAGAGGCAGCTGTAATCCAAATTATGTTCTTAGGGTATGCCAGCAAAGAAGTTACTATTGGAAACCAAAAAAACATAGAAGTTCAACTATTACCAGCAACCAATACCTTAAGCGAGGTTGTCATTACTGCTTTAGGAATTAAAAGAGAGCAAAAAAAGGTTGGGTACGCAACTCAAAAAGTGAATGCAGAAACTTTAAAAGAGGTAGGCGCACCTAATGTTGCAGGATTAATAACTGGTAAAGTAGCAGGTTTAACGATTAACAATCCAACGGGCTTGTTTCAGTCACCTTCTTTTTCATTAAGAGGGAAATCACCTTTAATTGTAGTAGATGGAATTCCGGTGAGTACAGATTTTTATGATCTCTCTCCAGATGACATTATGGATATTACAGTTTTAAAAGGAACTTCGGCATCTGCATTATATGGATATAGAGGAGGAAACGGAGCGATTCAAATTACCACCTCTAAAGGAAGTAAATCTAATGGACTAGAGGTGATGGTTTCTCAAAACACGATGATTAGTGCTGGATTTACAGTATTTCCAGAAACACAAACTGAATACGGAAACGGTTCAAATGGTAAATACGAGT contains:
- a CDS encoding M23 family metallopeptidase — its product is MKIFIYTIVSFFTLASYSQKKYPENYFRSPLDIPIVLAGTFGELRSNHFHAGLDIKTKQREGLKVYAAADGYVSRIKVALWGYGKALYITHPNGYTTVYAHLSKFGEGIEEYVKNIQYKKESYETGNIFLKPGQLPIKKGQIVALSGSTGGFVAPHLHYEIRDTKTEKIINPLFFGIRPKDSIAPKIKNLLIYPIEDGSRIHNSDKKSNLKLRKIKPFIYSTNQVLASGRIGFGLEVYDQLNHAYNKNGIYALAMFANGLKIYEHKLETFSFAKSKFINLLIDYPHYARYKTKFQRLFKRQKNTLGIYKKLINDGYIDVKEGWDYNIEIVASDFQGNKTTIRVPVKGVKSNALFKQAPDTTAYKITAGAFHKFDLGTANVAFPKNSFYKDVYLDLKVDKDVVTIHEPNIPLDKSFTLTFDISKYTEDQVKQLYIANINNKKYPNYQATTKKESKAYTTSKTLGKYTLLIDSKKPTIKLKNFRNGSWLTNSKTLTVEINDVGSGIKTYRATIDGEWILMEYNLKKKLLTYDFSDKKLTEAKHKFEIEVLDNVGNKSSLSATFYKKS
- the rny gene encoding ribonuclease Y, producing the protein MEQMILPSILGVVIGAIIGFIIAKAMEKSKEKKLLSATKKEAESILKEARKEAESLKKDKILQAKEKFIELKSEHEKVILGREKKISEVEKRIRDRESQLASEQDKTKKLNKNLEVKEADFTYKLDFLEKKESELERNHKRQVDLLEQISGLSADEAKKELVTSLKDEAKADAMAFIQNATEEAKLTAEQDARKVVLNTIQRVGVEQAVENCVSVFNLESDDVKGRIIGREGRNIRALEAATGVEIIVDDTPDAIILSCFDPVRREIARLSLHKLVTDGRIHPARIEEIVQKTEKQITQEIIEVGKRTVIDLGIHGLHPELIKTIGRMKYRSSYGQNLLQHSREVANLCGIMAAELGLNAKMAKRAGLLHDIGKVPDTESELPHALLGMQWAEKYGEKPEVCNAIGAHHDEIEMKSLLSPIVQVCDAISGARPGARRQVLDSYIQRLKDLEDIAFGFTGVQKAYAIQAGRELRVMVESSKVNDEKASELSFNISQKIQNDMTYPGQVKVTVIRETRAVNVAK
- a CDS encoding cell division protein ZapA, giving the protein MSGKLKINVVIAGRNYPLSVKNTQEEEGMRKAASSINQLISLYEQNYAVNDKQDVLAMCALRFASQLEIANLDSDVTQDEALKKINDLNVLLQKHLE